From Puntigrus tetrazona isolate hp1 chromosome 8, ASM1883169v1, whole genome shotgun sequence, the proteins below share one genomic window:
- the mier3b gene encoding mesoderm induction early response protein 3 isoform X2, whose product MAEASFGSSSPVGSLSSEDHDFDPTAEMLIHEYDDERTLEEEELLEGEKNFSAELSDLEREGNMPIEELLAMYRYEASVSTGAGSSMDSSSVELADDLPDMTLDKEEIAKDLLSGDYEEETQSSADDLTPSVTSHEATDFFPRTLRSNATYDGDKESEGEEDGVSSEDSRKEIMVGSQYQAEVPLGVSHYNDDEKVYEEEDQLLWCPDMLSECKVKDYLREALSQPTDDSTENSTPEHIRDNEQALFELLKCNYDTREALTRYRSNVKTLKESPPWSEEECRNFEHALQIYEKNFHLIQKHKVQTRTVAECVAFYYMWKKSERFDYFAQQNRFGKKKYSCYPGVTDLMDRLVDEAEGLAVDSSSSVCSAGAGGRMEASAEQQLGLLNSITASDLTAISNSVATVCNGPGDISCLDSPYFPPLESLHRGALNHDDQLSYATNGDGGCLNMLDSGFYRSDLGQISVCSTKDCERPSKRLKMGLSESFINDVSVSNLDFEGRRAHRITGATMAVSVTDFSSIGSSETNGFLGSHSRHHQHTALQSD is encoded by the exons ATGGCGGAG GCTTCCTTTGGGAGTTCGAGCCCTG TTGGCTCATTGTCTTCAGAGGATCATGACTTTGATCCAACCGCTGAGATGTTAATTCACGAGTATGACGATGAGAGAACTTTGGAGGAGGAAGAGCTTTTGGAGGGAGAGAAGAATTTCAGTGCAGAATTGTCAGACCTGGAGAGG GAGGGGAACATGCCGATCGAGGAGTTGTTGGCTATGTATCGTTATGAAGCGTCAGTCAGTACGGGGGCGGGATCTAGCATGGACAGTTCCTCTGTTGAACTAGCTGATGATCTGCCTGACATGACCCTGGATAAG GAGGAGATAGCAAAAGATCTCTTGTCAGGAGATTATGAGGAGGAGACCCAGTCGTCTGCTGATGATCTGACCCCTTCTGTCACCTCCCACGAGGCCACAGACTTCTTCCCTAGAACACTCAGAT CCAACGCAACATATGATGGTGACAAAGAATCTGAAGGGGAGGAGGACGGTGTAAGTAGTGAAGATTCTAGAAAG GAAATAATGGTCGGATCTCAGTATCAAGCAGAAGTTCCACTGGGGGTTAGCCActataatgatgatgaaaaag TGTACGAGGAGGAAGATCAGCTGCTGTGGTGTCCTGACATGCTGTCAGAGTGTAAAGTGAAAGACTACCTCAGAGAAGCGCTGTCACAGCCTACAGATGACAGTACAGAAAATTCCACACCTGAACACATACGAGATAACGAACAG GCCTTGTTTGagcttttgaaatgtaattacgACACCCGTGAGGCACTGACGCGATACCGCAGTAATGTGAAGACTTTGAAAG AATCCCCACCGTGGTCGGAGGAAGAATGTAGAAACTTTGAACATGCGCTGCAGATTTATGAGAAAAACTTCCATCTCATTCAGAAACACAAG gtGCAGACCCGGACTGTGGCAGAATGTGTGGCTTTTTACTATATGTGGAAAAAGTCTGAACGTTTTGATTACTTTGCTCAGCAGAACCGATTTGGTAAAAAGAAGTACAGTTGTTACCCCGGTGTGAC AGACCTGATGGACAGGCTGGTGGACGAGGCGGAGGGTCTGGCTGTGGACAGCTCGTCATCGGTGTGTTCAGCAGGAGCCGGGGGACGGATGGAGGCATCGGCGGAGCAACAGCTTGGCCTGCTGAACTCCATCACTGCCAGTGACCTCACAG CCATAAGCAACAGCGTAGCAACTGTGTGCAATGGTCCAGGAGACATAAGCTGTTTAGACTCCCCGTACTTCCCCCCTCTGGAGAGTTTACACCGAGGAGCCCTAAACCATGACGATCAACTCAGCTATGCCACAAACGGAGACGGCGGCTGCCTCAACATGCTGGATTCTGGCTTCTACCGCTCAGACCTGGGCCAGATCAGCGTGTGCAGCACCAAAGACTGCGAACGGCCCTCCAAGAGGCTCAAGATGGGCCTTTCGGAGTCCTTCATCAACGACGTGTCTGTTTCTAACCTGGACTTCGAGGGCAGACGTGCGCATCGCATTACTGGCGCCACGATGGCGGTGTCAGTCACAGACTTCAGCAGCATAGGGAGCAGCGAAACTAACGGTTTTCTCGGCTCTCATTCACGACACCACCAACACACTGCACTTCAGTCCGACTGA
- the mier3b gene encoding mesoderm induction early response protein 3 isoform X1, with protein sequence MAEASFGSSSPVGSLSSEDHDFDPTAEMLIHEYDDERTLEEEELLEGEKNFSAELSDLEREGNMPIEELLAMYRYEASVSTGAGSSMDSSSVELADDLPDMTLDKEEIAKDLLSGDYEEETQSSADDLTPSVTSHEATDFFPRTLRSNATYDGDKESEGEEDGVSSEDSRKEIMVGSQYQAEVPLGVSHYNDDEKVYEEEDQLLWCPDMLSECKVKDYLREALSQPTDDSTENSTPEHIRDNEQALFELLKCNYDTREALTRYRSNVKTLKEESPPWSEEECRNFEHALQIYEKNFHLIQKHKVQTRTVAECVAFYYMWKKSERFDYFAQQNRFGKKKYSCYPGVTDLMDRLVDEAEGLAVDSSSSVCSAGAGGRMEASAEQQLGLLNSITASDLTAISNSVATVCNGPGDISCLDSPYFPPLESLHRGALNHDDQLSYATNGDGGCLNMLDSGFYRSDLGQISVCSTKDCERPSKRLKMGLSESFINDVSVSNLDFEGRRAHRITGATMAVSVTDFSSIGSSETNGFLGSHSRHHQHTALQSD encoded by the exons ATGGCGGAG GCTTCCTTTGGGAGTTCGAGCCCTG TTGGCTCATTGTCTTCAGAGGATCATGACTTTGATCCAACCGCTGAGATGTTAATTCACGAGTATGACGATGAGAGAACTTTGGAGGAGGAAGAGCTTTTGGAGGGAGAGAAGAATTTCAGTGCAGAATTGTCAGACCTGGAGAGG GAGGGGAACATGCCGATCGAGGAGTTGTTGGCTATGTATCGTTATGAAGCGTCAGTCAGTACGGGGGCGGGATCTAGCATGGACAGTTCCTCTGTTGAACTAGCTGATGATCTGCCTGACATGACCCTGGATAAG GAGGAGATAGCAAAAGATCTCTTGTCAGGAGATTATGAGGAGGAGACCCAGTCGTCTGCTGATGATCTGACCCCTTCTGTCACCTCCCACGAGGCCACAGACTTCTTCCCTAGAACACTCAGAT CCAACGCAACATATGATGGTGACAAAGAATCTGAAGGGGAGGAGGACGGTGTAAGTAGTGAAGATTCTAGAAAG GAAATAATGGTCGGATCTCAGTATCAAGCAGAAGTTCCACTGGGGGTTAGCCActataatgatgatgaaaaag TGTACGAGGAGGAAGATCAGCTGCTGTGGTGTCCTGACATGCTGTCAGAGTGTAAAGTGAAAGACTACCTCAGAGAAGCGCTGTCACAGCCTACAGATGACAGTACAGAAAATTCCACACCTGAACACATACGAGATAACGAACAG GCCTTGTTTGagcttttgaaatgtaattacgACACCCGTGAGGCACTGACGCGATACCGCAGTAATGTGAAGACTTTGAAAG AAGAATCCCCACCGTGGTCGGAGGAAGAATGTAGAAACTTTGAACATGCGCTGCAGATTTATGAGAAAAACTTCCATCTCATTCAGAAACACAAG gtGCAGACCCGGACTGTGGCAGAATGTGTGGCTTTTTACTATATGTGGAAAAAGTCTGAACGTTTTGATTACTTTGCTCAGCAGAACCGATTTGGTAAAAAGAAGTACAGTTGTTACCCCGGTGTGAC AGACCTGATGGACAGGCTGGTGGACGAGGCGGAGGGTCTGGCTGTGGACAGCTCGTCATCGGTGTGTTCAGCAGGAGCCGGGGGACGGATGGAGGCATCGGCGGAGCAACAGCTTGGCCTGCTGAACTCCATCACTGCCAGTGACCTCACAG CCATAAGCAACAGCGTAGCAACTGTGTGCAATGGTCCAGGAGACATAAGCTGTTTAGACTCCCCGTACTTCCCCCCTCTGGAGAGTTTACACCGAGGAGCCCTAAACCATGACGATCAACTCAGCTATGCCACAAACGGAGACGGCGGCTGCCTCAACATGCTGGATTCTGGCTTCTACCGCTCAGACCTGGGCCAGATCAGCGTGTGCAGCACCAAAGACTGCGAACGGCCCTCCAAGAGGCTCAAGATGGGCCTTTCGGAGTCCTTCATCAACGACGTGTCTGTTTCTAACCTGGACTTCGAGGGCAGACGTGCGCATCGCATTACTGGCGCCACGATGGCGGTGTCAGTCACAGACTTCAGCAGCATAGGGAGCAGCGAAACTAACGGTTTTCTCGGCTCTCATTCACGACACCACCAACACACTGCACTTCAGTCCGACTGA
- the mrps36 gene encoding 28S ribosomal protein S36, mitochondrial yields the protein MGSKVSGKMAAASRVVQVVRPHAPLIKFPDRKAGPRPNVQEALKVLAASLPQLSPSTPPPTASISPPPRPPGPVSRLPGTPDSIDVVKDLPHKYRRRTLALDEMDYIQRGGPE from the exons ATGGGAAGCAAAGTGAGTGGCAAGATGGCAGCTGCCAGTCGGGTCGTGCAG GTTGTGCGACCTCATGCACCTTTAATTAAATTTCCAGATCGGAAGGCCGGCCCTAGGCCGAATG TACAAGAGGCACTAAAGGTGCTTGCAGCCAGTCTCCCACAGCTCTCCCCGTCCACACCTCCACCTACAGCGTCAATATCACCTCCACCCAGACCCCCGGGACCCGTCAGCCGACTGCCCGGCACTCCTGACAGCATTGATGTAGTTAAAGATCTCCCTCACAAATACCGCAGAAGAACCCTTGCGTTAGATGAAATGGACTACATCCAG cgTGGTGGGCCAGAGTGA
- the cenph gene encoding centromere protein H has product MMSLGHHDEPSDIDPAEMNNIVPDTASASDGVTPTRLLKMKEIMENQCFEMNVKVSMGKHKESCEADADLSKYESEIEQARLSYFNKTLVLNRMQIWNVITEKMIQNDADAEALTELTHQNTELCEKTMKILKETRELQDQITDIQKERLDLKGQIKKKMQEINELKQVKENQGEVQQRAKERAEAVLQKYQKVTTILQNVLRGIILASKVNWRDDPKLRDIAMGLENIPN; this is encoded by the exons ATGATGAGTCTCGGTCATCATGATGAACCCTCAGATATTGATCCTGCTGAAATGAACAACATTGTTCCAGATACAGCATCAGCTTCTGATGGGGTGACACCCACACGTTTATTAAA aatgaaagaaataatggaaaatcagtgttttgaaatgaatgttAAAGTCAGCATGG gaaAACATAAAGAGTCCTGTGAAGCTGATGCAGACCT atcCAAGTATGAAAGTGAAATAGAGCAGGCAAGACTCTCATATTTCAACAAAACACTGGTGTTGAACAG AATGCAGATATGGAACGTCATCACTGAAAAGATGATTCAGAATGATGCAGATGCTGA GGCACTGACAGAATTGACCCACCAGAACACTGAACTCTGTGAAAAGACCATGAAAATTTTAAAG GAAACACGAGAGCTTCAGGACCAGATCACAGATATCCAAAAGGAAAGACTCG ACCTAAAAGgacaaatcaagaaaaaaatgcagGAGATAAATGAGTTGAAACAGGTAAAGGAGAACCAAGGAGAAGTTCAACAGAGAGCTAAGGAAAGAGCTGAAGCAGTCCTACAGAAATACCAGAAGGTCACCaccattttacaaaatgtgttgCGG GGAATAATACTGGCCAGTAAAGTCAACTGGAGGGATGATCCGAAATTGAGGGACATTGCAATGGGACTAGAAAACATTCCCAACTAA
- the pola2 gene encoding DNA polymerase alpha subunit B — MASVTAEDIKSELDTFYIAFNDDTVDKMLEQCLCHRLKGEEIVCEWFAFSSSRGQLPLTLDNLDQFEHEILKKKKPKGSSKGSQFNKTRDINSIQELIRAEEEEESLLDSYSTPAKGSQKRALTTPEHPQSKRGVARLTSPSLLLSPASFSPSATPSQKYGMRGGRGEVVSSFGAVQGPRWTGKGQSAVRVEMLEGENSLISSYKYMFQRLRDVRDVLTEKIEELGEELRSHFNIEEFSPVSLPVQDSVTVLGQVCCDSNGKLNAQSVLLEAGQEQGGRQVPVDLSELKEFSLFPGQVVVMEGMNPSGEKFVATKLYEGIPLPFYCPSEVKQEMDEVSESVMVMMACGPFTPSDSMTYDPLIDLITIINKDRPDVCILFGPFVDSKHEQIEKNQVTEAFGNIFKRCVDIIVEGTKGSGCRLVFVPSQRDAHHNYIYPQPPFNLTNLSKDDSARVTLAPDPCTLLIGNVTFGLTSTDILFHMGAEEISSGTGTERFSRIMKHMLTQRSYYPLYPPAEEVNMDYDRFQQVCQMNLTPDVLIVPSELRYFIKDVIGCVCVNPGRLTKGQVGGTYGRMLIQPNPVLMEGKRMSPCIAGQVVKI; from the exons ATGGCATCAGTCACTGCAGAGGACATCAAATCTGAACTGGACACTTTCTACATCGCCTTCAACGATGACACAGTGGATAAAA TGTTGGAACAGTGTTTGTGCCACAGGCTGAAGGGGGAAGAGATTGTGTGTGAGTGGTTTGCTTTCAGCTCCAGTAGAGGCCAGCTACCTCTCACTCTTGATAATCTGGACCAGTTTGAACATGAA atactgaagaagaaaaagcctAAAGGCTCATCAAAGGGAAGCCAGTTTAACAAGACAAGAGACATAAACTCTATCCAGGAGCT AATCCGagcagaagaggaagaggagagctTGTTAGACTCCTATTCAACACCTGCCAAA GGCTCTCAGAAGCGAGCGCTGACCACCCCAGAACATCCTCAGTCCAAGAGAGGTGTGGCTCGACTCACCAGTCCCAGTCTGTTGCTGTCACCTGCCAGCTTCTCACCAAG tgCAACCCCTTCTCAAAAGTACGGCATGCGTGGTGGGCGAGGAGAGGTGGTTTCTTCGTTTGGGGCGGTGCAGGGTCCTCGCTGGACTGGTAAAGGACAGAGTGCTGTGAGGGTCGAGATGCTAGAAGGAGAGAATTCACTCATTAGCAGCTACAAATACATGTTCCAGAGACTGAGAGATGTGCGGGACG TTTTGACCGAAAAGATTGAAGAACTCGGAGAGGAACTGCGAAGTCATTTTAACATAGAGGAATTCTCTCCGGTTTCATTACCAGTTCAG GATAGCGTCACAGTACTGGGGCAAGTGTGCTGTGATAGTAATGGCAAGCTCAATGCCCAGTCTGTGCTGCTGGAGGCCGGACAGGAACAGGGGGGCAGACAGGTTCCTGTGGATCTGTCTGAGCTCAAAGAGTTCTCTCTTTTTCCTGGACAG GTTGTTGTGATGGAAGGTATGAATCCTTCTGGAGAGAAGTTTGTTGCTACCAAACTATACGAG GGTATTCCCCTGCCTTTTTACTGTCCTTCTGAAGTGAAACAAGAAATGGACGAGG tgtctgagtctgtgATGGTCATGATGGCTTGTGGACCGTTCACCCCCTCTGACAGTATGACCTATGACCCTCTGATTGACCTCATTACTATCATCAATAAAGATCGTCCTGATGTGTGCATTCTG TTTGGTCCTTTTGTCGATTCCAAACATGAGCAGATTGAG AAAAACCAGGTAACCGAAGCATTTGGAAACATCTTCAAAAGATGTGTGGACATCATAGTAGAAGGAACCAAAGG ATCAGGATGCAGGTTAGTGTTTGTGCCATCTCAGAGGGATGCCcatcataattacatttatccTCAACCACCTTTCAACCTGACCAACCTCAGCAAAGATGATTCAGCG CGGGTGACCTTAGCTCCTGACCCCTGCACGCTCCTCATTGGTAATGTGACATTTGGCCTGACCTCTACAGACATTCTGTTTCATATGGGAGCCGAAGAGATCAGCAG tggCACAGGCACAGAACGTTTCTCACGGATCATGAAACACATGTTGACCCAGAGAAG CTACTATCCTCTCTATCCTCCTGCGGAGGAAGTCAACATGGATTATGACAGGTTTCAGCAGGTCTGCCAAATGAACCTCACACCTGATGTTCTTATTGTTCCTTCAGAGCTCCGGTATTTCATCAAG GATGTgattggctgtgtgtgtgtcaatccTGGTCGTCTCACTAAAGGACAGGTGGGCGGGACTTATGGAAGGATGCTCATTCAGCCAAACCCTGTGCTGATGGAGGGAAAGAGAATGAGTCCATGTATAGCAGGACAGGTGGTGAAAATATGA